One region of Pieris rapae chromosome Z, ilPieRapa1.1, whole genome shotgun sequence genomic DNA includes:
- the LOC110999908 gene encoding solute carrier family 66 member 3, producing the protein MDAWKVELQAFAVDFLNWAIVLTCLFLKVPQIFHLTNKRPSEIKGISLQAIAMEIIGYSIMAMYNFKNKYTLATYLEYLALLIQEYIMLFYVLRAKGHLANKYTSMNAVLYIVSVSAFLLEIIPKETLNYLVPICLPLSGVAKVTYIRGMINASNSDAISMETWAMSALTNAGRFFTVFMDSADKHLLLNYSVSVILSTAVLGTAAYYQLQAQTPMISTRRREPSVRRHYHVD; encoded by the exons ATGGATGCCTGGAAAGTAGAATTACAAGCTTTTGctgtagattttttaaattgggcCATAGTACtcacatgtttatttttaaaagttccaCAAATCTTTCACTTAACCAACAAGAGACCAAGTGAAATTAAAGGCATAAGTCTTCAAGCTATTGCAATGGAAATTATTGg atacTCTATAATGgcaatgtataattttaaaaataagtacacaTTAGCTACTTATCTGGAATATTTAGCACTACTGATTCAGGAGTatataatgttgttttatgtattaagaGCTAAAGGACACCTGGCTAACAAGTACACATCAATGAATGCTGTCTTATATATTGTATCCGTATCTGCATTCTTGCTTGAAATAATACCTAAGGAGACCCTTAATTATCTTGTT CCAATATGTTTGCCTTTGAGTGGTGTTGCTAAGGTAACGTACATTCGAGGAATGATCAATGCATCTAATTCAGATGCTATATCAATGGAAACTTGGGCCATGTCTGCTTTAACTAATGCTG GTCGCTTTTTCACTGTTTTCATGGATTCCGCCGACAAACACCTGTTACTTAATTATTCGGTGTCGGTGATATTGAGTACTGCAGTTTTGGGAACAGCGGCCTATTATCAACTGCAGGCACAAACACCTATGATTTCAACCCGCCGCCGTGAGCCCTCTGTACGTCGTCACTACCACGTCGATTAA
- the LOC111000514 gene encoding kappa-type opioid receptor-like codes for MYGVNRNNITDPNTNNYTFSPVTFNDEWPKVWRLVIMVTMATLGTTLNGFFVASFFVERPLRRAGLVYLACIGLTDMLITAVILPVASVVLLSGDWDNVRVCNVIQCLGMSAVYCYSLFFMFTAIEEYLRVCCSKKVYRMVNRCNVAITTIAAFVLSFSLGSVGVYLNLDYDYCERLHYGNIYYRAISVVMLHLVPCFFTIYCLCAAYLSVRRRAASQPSYRRSFEYGQDKSIAALNLTTYATFFFAWIPYLIISFNLGSASNDQYYNSIWFGHGRAVLATSLYSILDRSFRRAFSHLFNYCCCKNNLSGPLAPRHRREYCTRVRLLQPNMFIARSAQIRLAGRARAASLIRETQHL; via the exons ATGTATGGAGTTAATAGAAACAACATTACCGAtccaaatacaaataactacACGTTTTCACCTGTGACGTTCAATGATGAGTGGCCTAAAGTGTGGCGACTCGTTATCATGGTCACAATGGCTACATTAGGAACCACTCTCAATGGATTCTTCGTGGCATCGTTCTTCGTGGAGCGCCCGCTTCGTCGAGCTG GTTTGGTTTATCTAGCGTGTATTGGATTGACTGACATGCTAATAACCGCTGTAATTCTGCCTGTGGCATCGGTGGTACTTCTGTCGGGAGACTGGGATAACGTGCGAGTTTGCAATGTCATACAATGTCTCGGAATGTCTGCAGTTTACTGCTACTCTCTGTTCTTTATG TTTACTGCTATTGAAGAGTATTTGCGAGTGTGTTGCTCCAAAAAAGTCTACAGAATGGTGAACCGTTGCAACGTTGCTATCACCACCATAGCAGCATTCGTACTGAGCTTTTCGTTGGGTTCTGTTGGTGTCTATTTGAATCTCGATTATGACTATTGCGAAAGATTACATTACGGAAATATCTATTATAGAGCAATTTCTGTTGTTATGCTTCACCTAGTACCATGCTTTTTTACTATCTATTGCCTGTGTGCGGCATATCTCAGCGTTCGTCGACGGGCTGCTTCACAACCAAGCTACCGGCGCTCTTTTGAATACGGCCAGGACAAATCAATCGCTGCACTGAATCTTACAACGTACGCCACGTTCTTCTTTGCCTGGATCccatatttgattatttcgTTTAACTTGGGCTCAGCAAGTAATGATCAATATTACAATAGCATTTGGTTCGGTCATGGACGTGCTGTCCTCGCAACCTCCTTGTATTCTATCCTGGATCGGAGCTTTAGACGTGCTTTTTCTCATCTATTTAACTACTGCTGTTGCAAGAATAACCTATCAGGTCCACTAGCGCCTCGCCACCGAAGGGAATACTGTACCAGAGTACGCCTTCTACAACCTAACATGTTCATAGCTCGAAGTGCTCAAATACGTCTCGCAGGTCGAGCAAGAGCGGCATCCCTCATTCGTGAAACTCAACATTTGTAA